A section of the Methanosarcina mazei S-6 genome encodes:
- a CDS encoding glycosyltransferase family 4 protein, giving the protein MEDSSQNICLLSVCDATPNSFGSFEEFLVTLSEKLKQDGWMHVIIFRERPIEEVEKSLLNQNAQIRIMKPSKLGIINFVQLYQIIKEIQPNYVHFHFYPIFSVVNYLSFLFNIKIIYTDHMGSRKPKSTFKKIMRKPYYFTYSKLYSCGIEKVVCVSEFVKLKYFKEYGINPKKMCVIHNGINTIRFQKKSDIKEIREKYNLKEKIIVTCIGLRFDKGPHCLIKAAPLILQKIPNIKFVLVGGGDFRDYLEKLIEDQKIKDHVLITGIVTDVTDIYNISSCVVVPSVCEEAFCFIVAEAMAMEIPVVAFDSGAIKEVVHNESQIVPKNYTLLADRVVEVLSEEDDIFRKKEMRNHIIENFPLEKCVNEYFQLYKNISQNKK; this is encoded by the coding sequence TTCGTTTGAAGAGTTTTTAGTTACATTATCAGAAAAACTCAAACAAGACGGATGGATGCATGTAATTATTTTCAGAGAAAGACCTATTGAAGAAGTAGAAAAATCCCTTTTGAACCAAAATGCACAAATAAGGATTATGAAACCCTCAAAACTTGGAATAATTAATTTTGTACAATTATATCAGATAATAAAGGAAATCCAACCAAACTATGTACATTTTCATTTTTATCCGATTTTTTCTGTGGTGAACTACTTATCATTTTTATTTAATATAAAAATAATATACACTGACCATATGGGTAGCAGAAAACCAAAATCAACATTCAAAAAAATCATGCGAAAACCATACTACTTTACATATTCGAAACTGTATAGTTGTGGTATTGAAAAAGTTGTTTGCGTTTCCGAGTTTGTTAAATTAAAATACTTTAAAGAATACGGAATAAATCCCAAAAAAATGTGCGTTATCCATAATGGAATTAATACAATAAGGTTCCAAAAAAAGTCAGATATAAAAGAAATAAGGGAAAAATACAACCTAAAGGAAAAAATAATAGTCACCTGTATAGGCTTGAGATTTGACAAAGGTCCTCATTGCCTGATCAAAGCTGCCCCATTAATACTTCAAAAAATTCCAAACATAAAGTTTGTTTTAGTAGGAGGCGGAGATTTCAGGGATTACCTGGAAAAGTTAATCGAGGATCAAAAAATAAAGGACCATGTTTTGATTACAGGAATTGTGACAGATGTCACAGACATTTATAATATTTCTTCTTGTGTGGTAGTTCCTTCAGTATGCGAAGAAGCCTTTTGTTTTATTGTAGCCGAAGCTATGGCTATGGAAATACCTGTTGTTGCATTTGATTCTGGTGCAATAAAAGAGGTCGTTCATAATGAATCACAGATAGTACCCAAAAACTATACATTGCTAGCGGATAGAGTAGTCGAAGTGCTTTCAGAAGAAGATGATATTTTCCGTAAGAAAGAAATGAGAAATCACATTATTGAGAATTTTCCTCTTGAAAAGTGTGTGAATGAATATTTCCAATTATATAAAAATATATCACAAAACAAAAAATAG
- a CDS encoding PEF-CTERM sorting domain-containing protein — MGVTVLLIVALVSTASADQTSISSIYTNPSNPIYNEEFTIFVHILNPPEGGFMIYSIGGMTEGSGYAPIDSEGIANFDVSIMDYYSTEPSTLRYLIHDSQGNIVLTGQQYINIYKPSIDSITINPSNPVYNQDFTVSVHVSNPSFHRTLYYEVGDPRDVLCQGEALIDDKGIANFVVSLPDYYKPSILKVSVPYGGNDVRAEKLIEFGGEIPEFPSIALPVVSILGIIAIIGCRKE, encoded by the coding sequence TTGGGAGTAACAGTTTTATTAATAGTGGCGTTAGTGAGCACTGCAAGCGCTGACCAAACTTCAATTAGTAGTATATATACAAACCCAAGTAATCCAATATATAATGAAGAATTTACTATTTTTGTTCATATTTTGAACCCTCCAGAAGGAGGGTTTATGATCTATTCAATTGGGGGGATGACTGAAGGGTCGGGTTATGCACCAATTGACAGTGAGGGGATAGCGAATTTTGATGTATCGATAATGGATTACTATTCCACTGAACCAAGTACGTTACGTTATCTTATACATGATAGTCAAGGCAACATTGTACTGACCGGACAACAATATATAAATATTTATAAACCTTCAATTGATAGTATAACCATAAATCCAAGTAACCCAGTATACAATCAGGATTTTACTGTTTCTGTTCATGTATCGAATCCCTCATTTCATCGAACTTTATACTATGAAGTAGGAGATCCACGTGACGTTCTTTGTCAAGGTGAAGCACTAATAGATGATAAAGGAATAGCGAACTTTGTTGTAAGCCTACCTGATTATTATAAACCTAGTATTTTAAAAGTGAGCGTTCCATATGGAGGTAATGATGTGCGTGCAGAGAAACTCATAGAATTTGGAGGTGAGATTCCAGAGTTTCCTTCTATTGCTTTGCCTGTAGTTTCAATTCTTGGTATTATTGCCATCATTGGATGTAGAAAAGAATAA
- a CDS encoding glycosyltransferase: MFEVVYYYPIKNGAPSEVGRNLLLGLLNKRLSFKILLFSQYKKENQCLEKKYTNLDVLSFLDLLRLNKSYIVHFSVEPLTFPNRKFLLYLVSITNKKMFRRNKLIINYHGDPRTEFEIKLKNRSYLACLLLLPDYLLTSFIMKNADAIVVNSYSMKELLHSRYNISNLVVIPNALDNSWRNENKTLDLKNKKNTVNLFYHGRLAPEKGVDLLIKAFSYNSRKGEIQLKLYLAGPQGDKKYVGFLKNLCIDLGIDKDVIFLGSLPITQLRSYLNSVDAAIYPSRYEPFSLAILEAFRIVNGPVFYSNKSGINDFVIKEGYKFYTFEPSVKEIANAIKMLLEKSYDNKILYKQKEFAAMYTWEKIADRYIELYKEMQNQ; this comes from the coding sequence ATGTTTGAAGTTGTATACTATTATCCTATCAAGAACGGTGCGCCTTCAGAAGTGGGTAGGAATTTATTATTGGGACTTTTAAACAAGAGATTGTCTTTTAAAATTTTGTTATTCTCTCAGTATAAAAAAGAAAATCAATGCCTAGAAAAAAAGTACACTAATTTAGATGTACTGTCCTTTCTTGACTTACTCAGATTAAATAAGAGTTATATTGTTCACTTTTCTGTAGAGCCACTTACATTTCCAAACAGAAAATTTTTGCTATACTTAGTGTCAATTACAAATAAAAAGATGTTTAGAAGAAATAAATTAATAATTAATTATCATGGAGATCCAAGAACTGAATTCGAAATCAAATTAAAGAATAGAAGCTATTTGGCTTGTCTTTTGTTATTACCGGATTACTTATTGACTTCCTTTATAATGAAAAATGCCGATGCCATTGTTGTTAATTCTTACTCAATGAAAGAACTACTTCATTCAAGGTATAATATCTCGAATTTAGTTGTAATTCCAAATGCTTTGGATAACTCTTGGAGAAATGAAAATAAAACTCTAGATCTGAAAAATAAAAAGAATACAGTGAATTTATTTTATCACGGAAGACTTGCTCCTGAGAAGGGAGTTGACTTACTGATTAAAGCTTTTTCCTATAATTCTAGGAAAGGAGAAATTCAATTAAAACTCTATCTTGCAGGGCCTCAAGGAGATAAAAAATATGTAGGCTTTCTCAAGAATTTATGCATAGACTTAGGAATTGATAAAGATGTAATATTTTTGGGATCTTTACCGATAACACAATTGAGATCATATTTAAACTCTGTTGACGCTGCAATTTATCCTTCAAGATATGAGCCATTTTCACTTGCAATTTTGGAGGCTTTTAGAATTGTAAATGGCCCTGTTTTTTATTCGAATAAAAGCGGAATAAATGACTTCGTGATAAAGGAAGGTTATAAATTTTACACGTTTGAGCCTTCAGTAAAGGAAATTGCGAATGCTATTAAAATGTTACTAGAAAAAAGTTACGATAATAAGATATTATATAAACAGAAAGAATTTGCTGCTATGTACACATGGGAAAAAATAGCCGATAGATATATAGAATTGTACAAAGAAATGCAGAATCAATGA
- a CDS encoding polysaccharide pyruvyl transferase family protein: MDKERPLFILAGNGPYENRGCEAIVRGTTKILREYFRDPRFVCLSHFDSDNQYLKQCQSETDPDIVHQAVNRVRKREVIRRFWKPSTWTHLYQRFFNPDALKYWTYEKIYPHLDEAKAVLSIGGDNYGIASKYPTIFTNLDDVVLEKRKKLVLWGASVGPFNAIPEFELSMSSHLKSVSGIFARESSTIEYLKTIGVVNNVYPVADPAFLLDPIKPPHIEDKVPIETGAIGLNLSPLMGYYVTGGDQKKWTQIAAKIITDVMKKTEMPVYLIPHVIISGSNDYEFMQNAVSLMEDKFKKSVTIVPAFSAAEQKWIISQMDIFAGARTHSTIAALSTGVPTLSLAYSIKALGINRDIFGDESYVLRSDNLNALSVAERVISISENATTIRRLLDDKIPDMRNLALRAGEHLQMLIDI, from the coding sequence ATGGATAAAGAAAGACCACTGTTTATTCTAGCTGGTAACGGGCCTTACGAAAACCGAGGATGCGAGGCGATCGTTCGGGGAACAACGAAAATTTTGCGGGAGTACTTCCGGGATCCCCGTTTTGTTTGTCTAAGTCATTTTGATTCCGACAATCAGTATCTGAAGCAGTGCCAATCTGAGACTGACCCCGATATTGTCCATCAAGCAGTTAATAGAGTGAGAAAAAGAGAAGTGATAAGAAGATTCTGGAAACCCTCAACATGGACTCACTTATATCAACGTTTCTTCAATCCCGATGCCTTGAAATATTGGACATACGAGAAAATATACCCGCATCTTGACGAAGCAAAAGCGGTCCTTTCTATTGGAGGAGATAATTATGGCATTGCATCAAAATATCCTACGATTTTCACTAATCTCGATGATGTAGTCCTTGAAAAGAGAAAAAAACTCGTGCTCTGGGGAGCATCGGTTGGCCCATTCAATGCAATTCCAGAGTTTGAATTATCTATGAGTAGCCATCTCAAATCAGTTTCTGGAATCTTCGCCAGAGAATCGTCTACTATCGAATATCTCAAAACTATTGGTGTCGTCAACAACGTCTACCCCGTTGCAGACCCAGCATTCCTCTTGGATCCCATAAAACCCCCACATATCGAAGATAAAGTTCCCATTGAAACGGGGGCAATTGGACTCAACCTGAGTCCCTTAATGGGATATTATGTAACTGGAGGAGATCAAAAAAAATGGACACAAATTGCAGCAAAAATAATTACAGATGTGATGAAAAAAACAGAGATGCCCGTATATTTGATTCCACATGTAATTATTTCAGGTTCAAATGACTATGAATTTATGCAAAATGCAGTTTCTTTGATGGAAGATAAATTTAAAAAGAGCGTTACAATTGTTCCAGCATTTAGTGCCGCTGAACAAAAGTGGATTATCAGTCAAATGGATATATTCGCCGGAGCACGGACCCACTCCACGATCGCCGCCCTTTCAACGGGAGTGCCTACGCTGAGCCTCGCTTACAGCATCAAAGCACTAGGGATCAATAGAGATATATTTGGAGATGAATCTTATGTTCTCAGATCAGACAATTTAAATGCGCTTTCGGTTGCCGAGAGGGTCATATCGATATCTGAAAATGCCACCACTATTCGGAGACTCTTGGACGATAAAATACCAGATATGAGGAATTTGGCATTGCGTGCGGGAGAACACCTTCAAATGTTAATAGATATATGA
- a CDS encoding Coenzyme F420 hydrogenase/dehydrogenase, beta subunit C-terminal domain: MKSSVITKVVEHDLCIGCGLCVALCPYGVLSMRWNHYGEYNPVEVTSCTRECGLCLRVCPFTNSEENEDTIGRELYGGVSGIHHRSETGYYLASYVGYSEKHRLTSASGGMATWILEALLSEGVIDHVVCVIPTSDSKRLFDFQVFDAQDGVCTGAGSAYYPVEISRVIRQILEVPGRYAITGLPCFLKAIRLAQKQNKKLRERVVITVGLTCGQLKSRHFTDYIASLAGVKEEVMAVCCRRKSSDHPASNSHYTFITADCREQRIFWEEGIAEAWTNRWFTLNACNYCDDVFAECADVTCMDAWLPDYSRDSRGTSLVLVRSPQVQSVIERGEGVCLDHISVDQVVKSQGGVLTVKREHLAYRLNLYCKKGTKIPKKRVEPKSEGNPILRREVFLKEKMRTESREVWSNNAIDAERLQEIMRPYLWQLTAGRQISKIITFSIRILQYIQGKIRGEYHG; encoded by the coding sequence ATGAAATCTTCTGTCATCACCAAAGTCGTCGAGCACGACCTCTGCATCGGCTGCGGCCTCTGCGTTGCTTTATGTCCATATGGCGTTCTTTCAATGCGGTGGAACCACTATGGGGAGTACAACCCGGTAGAGGTAACATCCTGCACAAGGGAGTGCGGTCTCTGCTTGAGGGTCTGCCCCTTCACCAATTCTGAAGAGAACGAGGACACGATCGGAAGAGAACTTTATGGTGGTGTATCAGGTATACATCATCGCTCCGAGACCGGATATTACCTTGCCTCCTACGTCGGCTACTCAGAGAAGCATCGGCTGACCAGCGCTTCGGGCGGGATGGCTACTTGGATTCTGGAAGCACTGCTCAGTGAGGGTGTTATCGACCATGTCGTCTGCGTCATACCTACCAGCGACTCTAAGAGGCTTTTTGACTTCCAGGTTTTCGATGCCCAAGATGGTGTATGTACTGGAGCTGGCTCAGCATACTATCCGGTGGAGATTTCGAGGGTGATCCGGCAGATACTTGAAGTACCGGGGCGGTATGCCATCACCGGTCTCCCCTGTTTCCTCAAAGCGATCCGACTTGCCCAGAAGCAGAACAAAAAACTGCGGGAGCGGGTTGTCATCACTGTAGGCCTTACATGCGGGCAATTGAAGAGCAGGCACTTTACCGACTACATTGCCTCCCTTGCCGGCGTGAAGGAAGAAGTGATGGCGGTGTGTTGTCGTAGGAAGAGTTCTGACCATCCCGCTAGTAATTCTCACTATACATTCATTACCGCAGATTGCAGGGAGCAGAGGATCTTCTGGGAGGAGGGGATCGCCGAGGCTTGGACAAACCGATGGTTCACGCTGAATGCCTGCAACTACTGCGACGACGTCTTTGCCGAGTGTGCTGATGTGACCTGCATGGATGCTTGGTTGCCAGACTATTCGCGAGATAGTCGGGGCACGAGTCTCGTGCTGGTGCGGTCACCACAGGTGCAGAGTGTGATTGAGCGGGGGGAGGGTGTTTGTCTTGATCATATTTCTGTTGATCAGGTGGTGAAGAGTCAGGGAGGGGTTCTAACTGTCAAACGGGAGCATTTGGCGTACCGGCTTAACCTTTATTGTAAAAAAGGAACAAAGATTCCGAAGAAGCGAGTGGAACCGAAGAGCGAGGGGAACCCTATCCTTCGGCGAGAAGTTTTTTTGAAGGAAAAGATGAGGACGGAAAGCAGAGAGGTCTGGAGTAATAATGCGATAGACGCAGAGCGCCTTCAGGAGATCATGAGGCCGTATTTGTGGCAATTGACAGCCGGGAGACAGATCTCAAAAATTATCACATTTTCGATAAGAATTCTTCAGTATATTCAGGGGAAAATAAGAGGTGAGTATCATGGATAA
- a CDS encoding oligosaccharide flippase family protein, with translation MQTETDTNRRFAAQFPRNLAANIVYFLVNVVIGVLLVPYFISTLGVAAYGLIPLATSVSGYVAIMVQSLNTAVSRFLTVDLQREDYVAANKTFNTALFGFTAIILIIVPFILVVAYFVPAIFNVPTEQETSAVLLFLGVSAAFLIRSWSGNFAVQLFAYNRLDLQNLVNLTNLLVQTGLIILLFTLLGPDLCLVGEAYLVGAVVASAISIILAWRICPFLRVSIHSFDRRRVKDLCGMGGWVVINQIGSILFLQIDLIVVNLLFGATSAGEYAIALQWVVLLRAISGVLSGVLTPMVLTYYAKGQTEILIRVTKSAVRLMGLAMALPIGLVCGFAPQLLTVWVGNEYAFLAPLMILLTVHFAVNLAVLPLFSINVTYNKVQIPGLVTLLMGIGNFGLAITLSLLNGWGYYGVAIAGAIVLTLKNALFTPWYATRVLGVGAHTFTKSILLGIVATILIGVMAEVLSVFLPSLTLMTLVVAGAVVTLVYFVVVWAFCLNEFERRIFESYLPLALRRIIA, from the coding sequence GTGCAGACAGAGACAGACACAAACCGCCGTTTTGCGGCGCAGTTCCCCCGCAACCTTGCAGCGAACATCGTCTACTTCCTTGTGAACGTCGTTATCGGTGTCCTCTTGGTGCCGTATTTCATCTCCACCCTCGGGGTTGCGGCTTATGGTCTCATCCCGCTCGCAACCTCGGTTAGTGGGTATGTGGCAATCATGGTCCAGTCCCTAAACACTGCAGTATCTCGATTCCTCACCGTCGACCTCCAGCGGGAGGACTATGTAGCAGCGAATAAGACGTTCAACACCGCTCTCTTCGGGTTCACTGCGATTATCCTCATTATAGTTCCTTTCATCCTTGTGGTCGCTTACTTTGTCCCAGCAATCTTCAATGTCCCTACCGAGCAGGAAACTAGTGCAGTCCTCCTTTTTCTTGGCGTTTCCGCCGCATTTTTGATCCGTTCGTGGAGCGGAAATTTCGCCGTCCAGCTTTTCGCCTACAACCGCCTCGACCTCCAGAATTTGGTCAACCTTACGAATCTCCTTGTTCAGACTGGGTTGATCATCCTCCTCTTCACTCTACTTGGCCCCGACCTCTGCCTTGTCGGCGAGGCGTATCTAGTCGGGGCTGTCGTAGCATCTGCTATCTCGATCATTCTTGCCTGGCGGATCTGCCCCTTTCTCCGAGTTTCGATCCACTCCTTTGACCGTAGGAGAGTGAAGGATCTCTGCGGGATGGGAGGGTGGGTAGTCATCAACCAGATCGGCTCTATTCTCTTCCTCCAGATCGACCTCATCGTCGTGAACCTGCTCTTCGGGGCGACATCTGCCGGAGAGTATGCAATTGCTTTGCAGTGGGTTGTACTTTTGCGTGCGATCTCAGGGGTGCTCTCTGGAGTGCTGACCCCAATGGTTCTCACCTACTATGCAAAGGGGCAGACCGAGATTCTGATTCGGGTCACGAAGAGCGCCGTCAGATTGATGGGACTAGCTATGGCCCTCCCGATCGGTCTCGTCTGTGGTTTTGCTCCTCAGCTCCTCACTGTCTGGGTAGGCAATGAATACGCTTTTCTCGCTCCTCTCATGATCCTCTTGACGGTACACTTTGCGGTGAACCTCGCGGTGCTACCCCTCTTCTCTATCAATGTGACCTACAACAAGGTGCAGATTCCCGGTTTAGTGACGTTACTCATGGGTATCGGGAACTTCGGCCTTGCAATCACTCTTTCGCTTCTAAACGGCTGGGGTTACTATGGGGTTGCGATTGCGGGAGCGATCGTCCTCACTCTAAAAAACGCCCTTTTCACTCCTTGGTACGCGACGAGGGTGCTCGGGGTCGGTGCCCATACCTTCACCAAGTCGATACTCCTAGGTATTGTGGCAACTATTCTTATCGGGGTCATGGCAGAGGTTCTTAGTGTGTTCCTCCCGTCTCTTACCTTGATGACACTTGTCGTTGCCGGTGCGGTCGTTACTCTCGTCTACTTTGTGGTGGTCTGGGCGTTTTGTCTCAACGAGTTTGAACGCAGGATCTTTGAATCCTACCTGCCTCTAGCGCTCAGGAGAATTATTGCATGA